The following is a genomic window from Paralichthys olivaceus isolate ysfri-2021 chromosome 3, ASM2471397v2, whole genome shotgun sequence.
GAATGCAGACCGATGctatagtttgtgtgtgtgtgtgtgtctgtgtgtgtgtccgtgtctgGAAATCTCATTTAGATCTGCAGACAGGGGGAGAGCTGACCTTGGCCCTTCACTCACTTAACACTCCTCAGAGAGAGGGAACCTAATGACCTCCatctcacaccacacacacacacacacacacacacacacacacccaccctgGTGTCAGTACAGTTGTTTGTGCCCACATGGATCCTTGTGCGTTTCTGTGTGTGCCTCCATCATTGTCATCTTGTCTCCAGGTGCATCTCTGCAGCGTTTTATTGCAGTTGGTGAAGTAATTAGTGTAATTCACACATCGTAACGTCCCTTGTAAACTTCATGACCCGCTTCAACAAAGGCAGGGACGGGTGATAATGAAGCATTAAGACACGAGCTGGGTTTTTATAGTTCGCCACAAGTTGTTAGTCGCTgtaattatttcaaataaagcTCTTTTCAGACTGTTGcgttcttttgtttgtttgtaagcaagattaaacaactactggacggatttccattaaacttggtggaaggatgtggtatggttCAGGAAAgagcccattacattttggtgcggatccaggattttttaaatacttttttaaacattgcaaTTTAGGGCGTTTTCgcacattttcacagttttctcgGGGAATAATATTtaaactgatatctatgagggtgtgaaatttagtgcagcttgattgtcGGGTCCTGCCGGaggtatgagtgtgtgttctatttattttatatattatatttaatattattaaatacATACTCTATACTGTGGTTGTGCGTTGACTCACACTCCTCATATGGCCCGAATTAAAGCACATGACACAGTGATCACACTGAGCAAACAGGCCTGCGAGTCAGCATgtggtttctctgtgtgtcgtgtttatgtgtgtgcatgtgtgtgtgagtgtgtatgacTGAGGGAggtgagagatggagggagatgaATTCAttagtaaaacaaaacaaaagaacagcagGAGCGCAGAGTTACGACACCACCTGGGAAGTGAAATCAGAAAAGggagtaaaaatgaaaagagtcATTGAAGGAGGTCAGatctttgttgttgtgaaaaCATGATCAtcagctgcttctctctgtgtccatGTGGTTCAAATCATGGCTCATgataaacaacaacaaggtCAAACAACCAACCATTAATTCTTATTGTGGTTTAcatctttactgtgtgtgtgttggggagcTGCTGACTTGTGTGTGACTCTCTTTCGTCAAGCAAaaggagaaacaaagagaaaactgttGTAGAATCTGCAATAAGAAACAGTCCACCCAGTCATCTCTGTGTATTACAAAGAGAGGCTGACATCTAGAGGTGCTCCTGTGTATTGCAGCATGTTTCATTTGATTGAAACtaattctctctgtgtttgtgtttgtctcagggAGGAGTTTGATGAGGAGGGATTCTGCCAGCCGTACAGAGGCATAGCCTGCGCACGCTTCATCGGCAACCGCAGCATCTTCGTCGATTCACTGCAGATGCAGGGCGAGATAGAGACTCAGATCACAGGTGAGGACGAGGCGATGTGAGATGTCATTCGTtaataatgtctttttttttcctgcaacatTTCTTTTGCAGATTTTCAAACTTTTGTTTAAACAGATTCAGTACGAGTTTGCTTTCGTTTCCCAACATATCTCACCGATGAACGAATTCCCTCCGAGTCTCTGATGATATAATCATAAACTTAATTTATTTAGCACCTTTCATACGAGGAGAAAGCTCGAACtgctttacatacaatatagattaaaaataaaagcatgatgagaaaaataaaaagaggttTGAAAAAGATGTGAATATAAGTTTAAACTTTTCacaaaaatgtgttaattttcGTAATTCGAGTTCTAtaatatttggttgtatttgttttctttttatttacaggaaACAACATCAACGTTAACATTTCTAACGACATCCTTGGAATCATTGCAGtttcttaaaatatatattggctgaaataataattaataatttgaaAAGCCTGCTTTCAAGTGGTCTCAGACTTCATGACCCAACTACTGAACTCCTCTGTTccacacgtgtgtgtttttgttttgtgtgcttGCCTGTGTACGTCCTCAGAGGTCTGTTCAGTGTTGCCTGTTATTGATTACATCCGTGCAGTCGTCAGTTTTCCCCCCCCCGAACACTTCGGGGACACAGGGGCCATGAACCCGCTCTCAGATCTGATCAAGGACCAGTGATAGTAAAGATTTATGAtgccacagagctgcaggaaacTCAGTAACCAGTCGTTGTCCAAACCTTAACGTCACCTTTACtgatctttatttcattttatcgAGTGAGACGAGCTGTGGAAGCACTTGGATAATATCCAGCTTTACTTATCTACTTTTTAATTGCTCGTCTTTTCCTCCGCCCATGGACAGATCCCACTTCCTGGCAGTGACAACCACAGAAAAACATATGTTTGCCATAAACGTGCAGGATGACTATGAATCATGTGTTTAATGCTGCAGCTTTCATTGTCACTCTTTGATGTATGTAGACGCTCTGAAGTGAGCAGAGCATTGCTGACTGCTCACGTCTATATTTCCTCTCATGAATGTAAGAGACACGGAATCAGATCAGATATCATttaaacatcaaaaacaaactgtattgTTGATGACCAGAAATCCTCACAGGCCTTTTTCTGTTCTAACGCCACCTTTGCCTCCTTTACTCCCAGCGGCCTTCACCATGATCGGCACGTCCAACCATTTGTCCGATCGCTGCTCCCAGTTCGCCATCCCGTCTCTCTGCCACTTCGCCTTCCCGACGTGCGACCGCAGCTCGGGAACCGACAAACCCAGGGACCTGTGTAAAGACGAGTGCGAGATCCTGGAGAACGACTTGTGCAAGACGGAGTACATCATCGCCCGCTCCAACCCTCTGATTCTGAAGAGACTGAAGCTGCCGAACTGCGACGACCTGGCCGCCGCCGACAGTCCGGAGGCTGCGAACTGTCTGAGGATAGGCATCCCCATGGCCGAGCCCATTAACAAGAGTAAGACTATGTCGCCTGATGATTCCATGACTTAATTTATTACTTCTACTCTTGATAATCTTCTGAGGAGACGAATCCCTGTCGTCTCTGTTGTGGTTGCTAAGAGGAGCTGTTTCAAAACCATGGCTTTTTGGTAAaactagattttttttattcttaatttaTAAATTTCAAGCAAGTGATTTAATCATCTAGTCTTCGAAATGtctaaaacagtgtaaaaaaaaaacatccatcaaaACTTGTGTGAGGCCTTCCGATTGTTAGTTTTGTTAAAATCGAGacacatttcatttactttCATCTGTGAGAATTCAAAGCGGCAaaactgcacattttatttgcagGAACCAGTAAATTGTGGCATTTCTCcttgaaaaatgacaaatgatgaatTGATTAATACATTGATAAACCGTGAAACAACGGGGTCGCCTACTGTTCAGCCACCAGCAGCTCAACCAGTCAACTGTCAGTGCTGCACCACATGAGTACACCCAGGTATCCGAGTTCATTTATCCACTACCAGATACACAAAAGCAACACGGAGAAGTAATGCACGACCTTGTCCTGCTTTCCAGATCACAAGTGTTACAACAACAGCGGGACAGACTACCGCGGGACGGTCAGCGTGACCAAGTCGGGCCGTCAGTGTCAGCCGTGGAACTCGCAGTATCCTCACAGCCACACCTACCTGGCCCTCCGCTATACAGAGCTGAACGGGGGACACTCGTACTGCCGCAACCCAGGGAACAAGCACGAGGCCCCCTGGTGCTTCACGCTGGATGAGGGGGTCCGCATGGAGCTGTGTGACATACCCATCTGTGGTGAGACACTAGAACTATGTTTACATCCATGTCGATCCTGTTTATacttgatttagtttttataatacgtgctgataatcttttggtGCGATGTTGAtcttctctctctatccatcacCAGACCATAAAGACAAGTCTGGCGGCAGCAACATGGAGATCTTGTACATCCTGGTTCCCAGTGTGGCCATCCCGTTAGCCATCgccctgctcttcttcttcatctgtgtgtgcCGCAACAACCAGAAGTCGGCCAGGCCTCCCGCCCCCCGCCAGCCAAAACCAGTGCGAGGACAGAACGTAGAGATGTCCATGCTCACAACCACGTACAAGCCGAAGGTAGAGAGCAGCACAGTCGTGAcactgatgaaatgatgaagGTTCTTTCTGTGCTTTTCTGAAACTGGCTTCATTACACACAGCGTCTGCTGCATTAGGTGTATGCTGGTGTGTACTCACTCTGTGTTATGGACTCTACTGTGGTGACTCAAAATGAGTAGTATCTTAGTCATGAGAGCAACGATGGCACATCCCTCTGTGTGTCAGCTGGGATACGTTGCAGCATGCTGGGgtgagcgtgtgtgtctgtctgtgtctgtgtgtgagcgtgcacatGGAAATTCTCCGTCTCCGCCAAGGCTGCAGATCTCTATCATCAGAGCTCAGCAGGTCCAGCAGAGTTCAACTGCAGCTCTTCTCCTTTGTTTATCTCTCCCCCGCCGTCGCTCTTTTCCCTCGTCTCTTCCTCGCTCTCTTCTCACCTAGTCCATCTTTCTGcgctgctcctctccctccatcctttcaCTCCTGGAACTCTTTCTTTCATCATCCTTCACTCtgtccttcctcccctccttcttTCACAGAACCTCTTTGTAATGTGGATCATCAAGCCTCTGCTCTGCCAGTCAACACACAGCTCACATTGGGATCTGTATCACATTTCTCTCAAGGTCGCACACTCGGCCGTATCATGTCTGTTTATCTTACTCGGCGTGGTGTTgatgggggtggtggtgggcgGGTGGCGGTGGTTATCTAGacagtgtgtctgcatgtgtaaaACCAGAGCTGAAATTCAAGGTAATGAGTATGACTTTACCATCAGCAGCTGCCGAGGGAACCGCAAAATGTCACAGAAGTGTCAGTTGCCATTAATATCTCTGgtttatttcgttttttttgGAATGGAACAAATGTTTCACCGTCCTAAAAAGGGAAATCGTTCCTCGCTGTGTTAGATGACGACATGGTGTCTGCAAAAGGTTTACAGTGCATCAAATACAGGTTTTCAGAGTGACGGCCGTGCAGCTATGGGATTATACAGCTGAGATATTTTTCACACAACAGACTGTGAAACCATTCAAGCTTTGTTTCTCAGTGCATGTGTCTAACTTGGTCCCTAACTATTATAGTTTTAAATAGGAATGTAATTTCTACCTTTTAGAAGGATTTGTAAAGTTATAGATAAATATTATACAGtcctttatatatattattgtgaATATGAGTATCCCTCTTCTCTGCCCCGCCAATCAACAACTTACCCCTGGGTTAGGCTCCTACCCAGCAGGCATTGCTACAGGGTCACCCAGGGGCCATTGCCTGTGACAATCCGTTtagacacacataaacacacatgcacacacacaaacctgcgGTGATGTGAGGAGGATCTGAGGGTTTggctgtggggaggaaaaaagggGTGAAACAAGCCTGTAACTAAAAACATCTGCGTGTCTCAGaacttttcacacacactcacacacacacacacacacacacacacacacacacacacacacacacacacacacacattcatcgcccccctcagtgtgtgtgtcctgctcacTGAGGAATTTCTTGAGTTCCTGGAATCTGAAAATCTCTGCCAACCTCTCCTCACCTTTTATCTTCTCCCAagtgcagctacacacacacacacacacacacacacacacacacacacacacacacacacacacacacacacaaacacacaaacacacacagaaattcCCACTCCTGTTTCACCTGCACAGTTCTTAAATATGAGAGTTTAGCTGGAGTCACTGAGGAtacacaacaaaaccaaaataaccatatataacaaataaacacagagtgaCAGAGTTGTTAATAGTTGTTAGAGTCTTGTAAATAATGAGAAAACTAAGACTGTCACCAGATTGACCTTTTCAACTCAGGCTTGTCTTTTTTCCCTCATGTGAGCCTTCTCTCACAATGTGAATCCTCTTTGTTGACATGACGTTAAAACCCCACAGTTCAGATCAGCCTCGTTGGATTTAGCCGAACAAATAAACCTCCAGTCCTCCTCAGACTGAAAAAAGCCGGTGGCGTCCCTCACAAAGAAAGCTCGAACTCTCTCTGttatttctgcagcagattcTACAGTTTTATTGGCAGAAGAACTAATTGCTTTGTCTTAAACGCTGCTAACATGTCAGATAAATCACACGTTGAAACTGCCAGGTTTCTCGATTTTTCCCACATAGCTTTCCAAAGCTAAGGGAGTGATTAGGGCCTGACATCATGGTCTGATTATGACAGTTACTGCAGCAACTCCCCAgattatacttttattttttttacatacacatacaagcTCCAACACATATTTGGTGTCATATCTGGCAGTTTGCCTGCATCGAATTAGGAAGCAGCGATGTTAACTTAAATTTGTCAATTACAGGATGATGTGAGGAAAAGAGGATTTGCTGTAATGTTTCCACCACTGATCTCATTgctccatttttattttcccttctTTCCCTCTTCCCTCCGCAGAGTAAGACCAAAGAGCTTCCTCTGTCGGCCGTGCGCTTCATGGAGGAGCTCGGAGAGTGCACCTTAGGGAAGATCTACAAGGGTCACCTGTATCTACCCGGCATGGACCAGGCCCAGCTCGTGGCCATTAAGACCCTGAAGGATCTGTCCAGTACCCAGCACTGGGGCGAATTCCAGCAGGTACAGAGTGAATCACCGTCACCAAGGCTTTACTTCCTCCAATCCTGCatcatttaaagaaacattagTAGTGTAGAGGGGACGGTTTGCAATCTGTATCttaaaatggaagaaaatagTAACATGTACAGCTGCTCTAAATAGCTTCTAGCTGGTAAATATGtttaaagtggtttaaaaaatatatgaaactaAAATACTGCAGTTGTAAGGGACTATTTTCCCTTTGGAAGTATCAGTCTTCCCACAATACTTGCAGCTTGACTTTTTATATTTCCACAGAAGGTAAACGTGGCGGCCCGTGGGAGACTATGTGGCTAAAAATCACTCGACGCCGGATGATTTCTGCTTGAAATAGCtccaaaaacaaactgtaacTCCAGACAGGTCGTCCAGATAAATATACAGATGTTAAGGaggatttgaaataaatgacttGTGTAAAATATAATCCTCACTTTCCATTTGCAGAGAGCGAGGCTGCAGAGACCATTTAAAGTGACACTACACCCAGAAATCTGATTTAGTGTTGAAGAGTGGCCATAAAAAGTGGGCTCGATTCAAATTGATAAAACCCCTGCAACTGTTTCAAGGGCTGACTGGAGATCGGGCTGATAATCATCTAGTGTGCAGCAGACATCACACTTTCTTTCCCGACTCATCTCTGTTTCAGTCTTTCTTTTCGTTTAAAATTGAAAATCCTCATTTCTGATCTGGTTCCCAACACAGGAGGCGGCAGTGCTGACCGAGCTGCAGCACCCAAACGTGGTGTGCCTGCTGGGTGTGGTGACTCAGGAGCAGCCCGTCTGCATGCTGTTTGAGTTCCTTCCTCAAGGCGACCTCCACGAGTTCCTCATCATGCGCTCGCCGCACTCAGACGTCGGCTGCAGCAGCGACGAAGACGGCACGGTGAAATCCAGCCTGGATCATGGAGACTTCCTGCATATGTCCATACAGGTGGGAGTTTAATGGGTCTTCTCCTGTTTGATCGTTCAAGAAGACCCTGTGACTCTTTTCAGGGGAGCGTAGTAAACATCTAACAAATccttaaattattgtttttttttaactaaccTGATCTAGGTGGCTGCTGGGATGGAATACCTGGCCAGTCACTTCTACATCCACAAAGACCTCGCGGCTCGGAACATTCTCGTGGGCGAACAGCTTCACATCAAGATTTCAGACCTGGGTCTGTCCAGAGAGATCTACTCGTCGGACTACTACTGCGTCCAGCCCAAAACGCTGCTGCCCATCCGCTGGATGTCCCCCGAGGCCATCACCTACGGAAAGTACACCACCGACTCGGACATCTGGTCGTTCGGAGTGGTGCTGTGGGAGATCTTCAGCTACGGCCTGCAGCCCTACTACGGCTTCTCCAACCAGGAAGTGATGGAGATGGTGAGGAAGAGGCAGCTGCTGCCCTGCCCTGAGGACTGCCCGCCAAGGTAATCTCACAGGTCACAGAGGTTAATCCTCAGCAACAACATCACCACTGAACACCATTCTTTTTGTTGTGAGAACATACAGTAGGACGGCCTCCTCAGCTGATGTCTTCTGACCAACTGTATTTATTCGCTTCTGATATCAACAACATAaatgatttctatttttttcaaatgggtCAAATCTTATTCTATAGTAGAGCTCCATGCAGCACATTTCTTCATTCAGCCACTCCTGACTCTCACATACTTGATCTTACTACAAACATCATGTACAAAGTTTTATAGTTTGAAAtaaccattcattcattcacttctAAATCTTTTGTGTCTTAGGTTCTATGGTTTGATGACTGAGTGTTGGCAGGAGGGACCAGGACGTAGAACGAGGTTCAAGGACATCCACGCCCGCCTGCGAGCCTGGGAGGGGCTGTCGTCCCACGCCAGCTCCAGCACTCCCTCTGGTGGCGGGGGCAACGCCACCACCCAGACCACCTCGCTCAGTGCCAGCCCCGTCAGCAACCTCAGCAACCCCCGCtacgctgctgctgccgccgcagGATACCTCTACCCAGCCCAGGCTATTCCCACGCCAGGCCAGATGGCTCAGATCCCGGGCTGGACACCCATGGCTGTGTCCCAAACTCACCAGCGCTTTATCCCCGTCAACGGATACCCCATCCCCACTGGATACGCCGCTTTTCCTGCCCACTTCCCTCCCCCTGCTCCGCCCACCAGGGTCATCCAGCACCACCTGCCACCTCCTAAAAGCCGCTCGCCCAGCAGCGCCAGCGGCTCCACCAGCACGGGTCACGTCAGCGGTGTGCCCTCCACCACAGGCTCCAACCACGACGCCAACGCACCGCTGCTGTCCCACTGCATCATGCCAGGGAGCGGAGGAGGGTCGGCTCAGATGTACGGACAAGTCATCCAGAAGGGGATGGGACAGCTGGACCACGGATCACACACATCGGCGCTGCTCACAGCTGATTCTGAGGTGCTGATGTACGACTCAGTCATCACCGCAGACCtgtagatagacagatagacggACACGGCCTCTGGCCTCTCACCCAGTGACCTGATATAAGAATTCTCCTCTGGTCGGACAGAGACGAACAGAAACAGGTCTGGAAGCAAGAAACACTGTCGCAGCCACACGAGTATATACACGGctgtttgacttttaaatgcCTTACTGTTTAAAGCAAGTGTACTTACCACCatggtttgaaaatgtttttattttaacctcTGTGTAAATACGGTACATAAGtcctgaatgaatgaaatacaaagataTATATTCAAAAGAACTTTTTATTATGGAAAACACTTTAAAGGTGAAGAAGTAGCGAGTCCACCCTGTGTCCTCTCCGTGTGTTACAACCTGACAAAAAAGTGTCACCAACGTAAAGGCCTGTTTCCTGCAGGATGCTGAGGAGACGCTGCATCGTGACCTCTGGGTCAGTGCGACTCGCTCGTTTCTGGACgttgaaatggaaaaatgtgCTGTACATCAAAGCttgtacagtaaaaaaaaaagaagatgcatTCAGCAGGTGAGGAAGAATGAACAAAGCAGAGGTGCGGAGGTGACGTAACCTGACGCTTCAGCATTTTAGATTCTTACGTGGGAACTGTCCATCGAAGCAGCTGAAACTGAAACACTCgttcatcatcattttcacacCTTTCAGAAATGACAACTGAATGTTCAACATGACTAACTGAGACTTGGACACAGGTCTCTTTGCCTTTTCAAACTTCACTCTACTACAATCTGCTTCGTTTTTGAATTTAATAGTAAACTCTGCATCAGCCTTTCGTCCTCCTTTCATTCCTCTATCTGAGGAAGAAGAGCGTTAATGCCTCTCAAACCTGTCTGTGCCTCCCTCCATCACTTCGTCTGCGATCTTACCGTCTCCACATGTATCTTCCAACCTGCCGGTGGATACGACATCTAATCCCTCACATCTGCAAATGAAATCACACACCAAACATTTTCTCTTGAAGATTGGATgtgatcttttattttttatgagttttttatgttttcagtctAAATTGTGAAGGAATTTTCAGATTTTTAGTCACAGGGCTTGTTTTCATATCTATGTCTTTGGCTTTCCTGgttttacacacaaaacaatgaagataaaaacaatgaaCTCTCATAAcagaccacatttaaattcactgggtCCAGAtttgtggaaatgttttttctcagtAGTGAAATTCCTCCAGTATCTGTGTAGGAGACAATCATTGGTTTCAGTCACGTGttgctctctgtgtctctgatcagCTGGATTTGTTGATCAGGGACACGTTTTACATGAAACCTTCTGATCACTGTGGATGTGTCCCGAAGGTAAAACACAGTATGAAAAAACCACAAGCTTTGTTGAATGTAGATAAATAACTAAGTTTGTCTCGAAAGCAGCTGCTgatcaaaataaatcagattcaCTTCAGGTTAGCGTGACCTTTAGTTTATTCATCCACCCATCAGCGATACCGCTTATCATTGGAGGGGTCATCAATAGAGAAGCTGATTGTCTGTAACTAGTGATATGACAGGTTTAGACTTTGCTGCATTAACTTACAAACACtttcctaaatgtgcctgattttttttattatgaagatttttttattattcccatggaaaacaatgaaaatgtttaaaaagacttttaatggtaaagaaagtggggggggggggggggggagatccTGCTTCTGTCCCCAGATCTGCATGAAAATATAACGAGTTCTGCCCTGATGCAGAatcctccaccaagtttcattcaAATcagtttagttgtttttttataatcttgttttacaaacaaactgtttttaaatatcGTTTTTCCAcatagtttttctttccttctcatGTCTCTGTACTGTATCCTGATCTTTTgttctcctctgaagcagactGAGCTGCCTAGGCCTTTGACACGTGACCTCCTGCGTGTAAATgacatacatgtatgtgtaaaacTATAACAGTGCAAAAACCACTTGTACACAAGACTGTGAATCTTGATCAAGTCTAGGTACTTTTGTATTTGGCAAAAACAAATCGTTGTtgtaccttttttattttattcttttcttttccaaacaaaaaaacagcataaaaatacatttagagtTGAACGACAGTGTACCCTTCAAAAGGTTTGTATCCTTTTGACCACGAGAGGCCTTGTCTTTGTATTGTGTCTGAACATTTTTGCACAGATGTTTTGTATTGCAGAATCATGTATTAAATGATGTTGTTTGGTTAAGTCTGCCGTCACTGAGATGATCATTGCTGTGGCAATAACTCTGGGAATCCACTGGGTGGCATCAAATCACAACTGCTGTGAACGTCATGAAATTTGCCCCTGAAGCACAATGACTATAATT
Proteins encoded in this region:
- the ror1 gene encoding inactive tyrosine-protein kinase transmembrane receptor ROR1 isoform X1 — its product is MYPTRAAACQRLWRCPGCALWIALLLHCVLDPSASGSEFPQDPSVLATTSWSTSSDGSLFIRLEAPLNNITTSLGHTAELFCRVSGNPSPTVRWLKNDAPVVQEPRRVSYRSMPYGSRLRIRNLDTTDTGYFQCMATNTQGTVSTTGVLFVKFDPLPTPLAGRPTEEFDEEGFCQPYRGIACARFIGNRSIFVDSLQMQGEIETQITAAFTMIGTSNHLSDRCSQFAIPSLCHFAFPTCDRSSGTDKPRDLCKDECEILENDLCKTEYIIARSNPLILKRLKLPNCDDLAAADSPEAANCLRIGIPMAEPINKNHKCYNNSGTDYRGTVSVTKSGRQCQPWNSQYPHSHTYLALRYTELNGGHSYCRNPGNKHEAPWCFTLDEGVRMELCDIPICDHKDKSGGSNMEILYILVPSVAIPLAIALLFFFICVCRNNQKSARPPAPRQPKPVRGQNVEMSMLTTTYKPKSKTKELPLSAVRFMEELGECTLGKIYKGHLYLPGMDQAQLVAIKTLKDLSSTQHWGEFQQEAAVLTELQHPNVVCLLGVVTQEQPVCMLFEFLPQGDLHEFLIMRSPHSDVGCSSDEDGTVKSSLDHGDFLHMSIQVAAGMEYLASHFYIHKDLAARNILVGEQLHIKISDLGLSREIYSSDYYCVQPKTLLPIRWMSPEAITYGKYTTDSDIWSFGVVLWEIFSYGLQPYYGFSNQEVMEMVRKRQLLPCPEDCPPRFYGLMTECWQEGPGRRTRFKDIHARLRAWEGLSSHASSSTPSGGGGNATTQTTSLSASPVSNLSNPRYAAAAAAGYLYPAQAIPTPGQMAQIPGWTPMAVSQTHQRFIPVNGYPIPTGYAAFPAHFPPPAPPTRVIQHHLPPPKSRSPSSASGSTSTGHVSGVPSTTGSNHDANAPLLSHCIMPGSGGGSAQMYGQVIQKGMGQLDHGSHTSALLTADSEVLMYDSVITADL
- the ror1 gene encoding inactive tyrosine-protein kinase transmembrane receptor ROR1 isoform X2, yielding MYPTRAAACQRLWRCPGCALWIALLLHCVLDPSASGSLFIRLEAPLNNITTSLGHTAELFCRVSGNPSPTVRWLKNDAPVVQEPRRVSYRSMPYGSRLRIRNLDTTDTGYFQCMATNTQGTVSTTGVLFVKFDPLPTPLAGRPTEEFDEEGFCQPYRGIACARFIGNRSIFVDSLQMQGEIETQITAAFTMIGTSNHLSDRCSQFAIPSLCHFAFPTCDRSSGTDKPRDLCKDECEILENDLCKTEYIIARSNPLILKRLKLPNCDDLAAADSPEAANCLRIGIPMAEPINKNHKCYNNSGTDYRGTVSVTKSGRQCQPWNSQYPHSHTYLALRYTELNGGHSYCRNPGNKHEAPWCFTLDEGVRMELCDIPICDHKDKSGGSNMEILYILVPSVAIPLAIALLFFFICVCRNNQKSARPPAPRQPKPVRGQNVEMSMLTTTYKPKSKTKELPLSAVRFMEELGECTLGKIYKGHLYLPGMDQAQLVAIKTLKDLSSTQHWGEFQQEAAVLTELQHPNVVCLLGVVTQEQPVCMLFEFLPQGDLHEFLIMRSPHSDVGCSSDEDGTVKSSLDHGDFLHMSIQVAAGMEYLASHFYIHKDLAARNILVGEQLHIKISDLGLSREIYSSDYYCVQPKTLLPIRWMSPEAITYGKYTTDSDIWSFGVVLWEIFSYGLQPYYGFSNQEVMEMVRKRQLLPCPEDCPPRFYGLMTECWQEGPGRRTRFKDIHARLRAWEGLSSHASSSTPSGGGGNATTQTTSLSASPVSNLSNPRYAAAAAAGYLYPAQAIPTPGQMAQIPGWTPMAVSQTHQRFIPVNGYPIPTGYAAFPAHFPPPAPPTRVIQHHLPPPKSRSPSSASGSTSTGHVSGVPSTTGSNHDANAPLLSHCIMPGSGGGSAQMYGQVIQKGMGQLDHGSHTSALLTADSEVLMYDSVITADL